In Nicotiana tabacum cultivar K326 chromosome 2, ASM71507v2, whole genome shotgun sequence, the following proteins share a genomic window:
- the LOC107774089 gene encoding putative E3 ubiquitin-protein ligase ZFP1 isoform X1: protein MGQRSMSYSNHIIDLGADQRSQEYIRPEPCVLYGSFTAFPHPNVHTIVPALGNSGNFYLRHLPDPREGGLLYGMSSSNGVQPRHPATNIDAAIATSSNHYNPYVAIPSASTDFPVPVNHGLHDRRPFSSTHSILGISADSFGRNDPYIDSVRGSFKQKNHSALVGPSTSVVPVITRARESDVSLTDTVSFTPCAYGGNESPSFIEDGVQRSGRNRSASGRDTVSQNNNNHLLQGDYVGQAYQCPGNPWLDLPFNSGDGEAETWAWNQAASLPYPPGGCIDAGNMGVQGYQVTASNGGLTSFLHPPIPHGPPNHHHLPPNPQCVGGCSMSFSPQVTSSSRRNLRNSSSNSTNNPFQGVVEGGSRYIRPFPPTGFRFYRPRRREFILETNAQQRNLPDMRVLPENEVAMLDVPGYHEVGDAVDQHRDMRLDIDHMSYEELLALGEQIGDVTTGLSEEAIVSNLKTRIFLSSETPCALESATCLDHETDFCVICQTDYGDQEKIGILECRHECHEECVKKWLVVKNTCPICKSKALSTEKLGL, encoded by the exons ATGGGGCAAAGGAGTATGTCATACAGTAATCACATAATTGATTTGGGAGCAGATCAGCGGAGTCAAGAGTATATCCGTCCGGAGCCTTGTGTGTTGTACGGGAGCTTTACAGCTTTTCCACATCCAAATGTCCACACTATAGTACCAGCTCTAGGAAACAGTGGTAATTTCTATTTGCGCCATCTACCAGACCCTCGAGAAGGCGGTTTACTTTATGGGATGTCATCGTCCAATGGGGTTCAACCACGCCATCCTGCCACCAACATTGACGCAGCGATTGCAACATCATCAAATCACTATAACCCTTACGTGGCTATTCCATCTGCATCGACAGACTTTCCAGTTCCAGTAAATCATGGGTTACATGATCGGCGTCCATTCTCAAGCACTCATAGCATCCTTGGAATTAGTGCAGACAGTTTTGGTAGGAATGATCCTTATATAGACAGTGTCAGAGGCTCATTTAAGCAAAAGAATCATTCTGCTTTGGTGGGGCCTAGTACTTCCGTCGTCCCAGTGATCACAAGAGCACGTGAATCTGATGTTTCTTTGACGGATACTGTATCATTTACTCCATGCGCGTATGGAGGGAATGAGTCACCATCGTTCATTGAAGATGGAGTACAGAGAAGTGGTAGGAACAGATCTGCTAGTGGTCGAGATACTGTATCGCAAAACAACAACAATCACCTGCTTCAAGGAGACTATGTTGGCCAAGCCTATCAGTGTCCTGGCAATCCTTGGTTGGATCTGCCTTTCAATAGTGGTGATGGTGAGGCTGAAACTTGGGCCTGGAATCAGGCTGCTTCTTTACCATATCCACCCG GTGGCTGTATAGATGCTGGAAACATGGGTGTGCAAGGTTATCAAGTAACTGCCAGCAACGGAGGTTTGACTAGTTTTCTGCATCCACCCATTCCTCACGGACCACCCAACCATCATCATCTGCCACCTAATCCGCAATGTGTGGGAGGCTGCAGTATGAGTTTCTCTCCGCAGGTGACATCATCTTCACGCAGAAACCTACGAAATAGTTCGTCCAATAGCACTAATAATCCATTCCAAGGTGTTGTAGAGGGAGGGTCTAGATATATCAGACCCTTTCCACCGACTGGCTTTAGGTTTTACAGACCTCGTCGAAGGGAATTCATACTTGAAACAAATGCTCAACAGCGCAACCTCCCTGACATGAGAGTTTTGCCAGAAAAT GAAGTGGCAATGCTGGATGTTCCAGGGTACCATGAAGTTGGTGATGCTGTTGATCAGCACAGAGATATGCGTTTGGACATAGATCACATGTCTTATGAG GAACTTCTTGCACTGGGGGAGCAAATTGGCGACGTGACAACTGGTTTATCAGAGGAAGCCATTGTTAGCAATTTGAAAACGAGAATATTTTTGTCTTCCGAGACTCCTTGCGCTCTGGAAAGTGCTACATGTTTAGATCACGAAACTGATTTCTGTGTCATATGCCAG ACTGATTATGGCGACCAAGAAAAGATTGGCATTCTTGAGTGCAGGCACGAGTGTCATGAAGAGTGCGTAAAGAAATGGTTGGTTGTGAAGAATACTTGTCCTATCTGCAAATCCAAAGCATTGTCTACAGAGAAACTGGGATTGTGA
- the LOC107774089 gene encoding putative E3 ubiquitin-protein ligase ZFP1 isoform X2, protein MGQRSMSYSNHIIDLGADQRSQEYIRPEPCVLYGSFTAFPHPNVHTIVPALGNSGNFYLRHLPDPREGGLLYGMSSSNGVQPRHPATNIDAAIATSSNHYNPYVAIPSASTDFPVPVNHGLHDRRPFSSTHSILGISADSFGRNDPYIDSVRGSFKQKNHSALVGPSTSVVPVITRARESDVSLTDTVSFTPCAYGGNESPSFIEDGVQRSGRNRSASGRDTVSQNNNNHLLQGDYVGQAYQCPGNPWLDLPFNSGDGEAETWAWNQAASLPYPPGGCIDAGNMGVQGYQVTASNGGLTSFLHPPIPHGPPNHHHLPPNPQCVGGCSMSFSPQEVAMLDVPGYHEVGDAVDQHRDMRLDIDHMSYEELLALGEQIGDVTTGLSEEAIVSNLKTRIFLSSETPCALESATCLDHETDFCVICQTDYGDQEKIGILECRHECHEECVKKWLVVKNTCPICKSKALSTEKLGL, encoded by the exons ATGGGGCAAAGGAGTATGTCATACAGTAATCACATAATTGATTTGGGAGCAGATCAGCGGAGTCAAGAGTATATCCGTCCGGAGCCTTGTGTGTTGTACGGGAGCTTTACAGCTTTTCCACATCCAAATGTCCACACTATAGTACCAGCTCTAGGAAACAGTGGTAATTTCTATTTGCGCCATCTACCAGACCCTCGAGAAGGCGGTTTACTTTATGGGATGTCATCGTCCAATGGGGTTCAACCACGCCATCCTGCCACCAACATTGACGCAGCGATTGCAACATCATCAAATCACTATAACCCTTACGTGGCTATTCCATCTGCATCGACAGACTTTCCAGTTCCAGTAAATCATGGGTTACATGATCGGCGTCCATTCTCAAGCACTCATAGCATCCTTGGAATTAGTGCAGACAGTTTTGGTAGGAATGATCCTTATATAGACAGTGTCAGAGGCTCATTTAAGCAAAAGAATCATTCTGCTTTGGTGGGGCCTAGTACTTCCGTCGTCCCAGTGATCACAAGAGCACGTGAATCTGATGTTTCTTTGACGGATACTGTATCATTTACTCCATGCGCGTATGGAGGGAATGAGTCACCATCGTTCATTGAAGATGGAGTACAGAGAAGTGGTAGGAACAGATCTGCTAGTGGTCGAGATACTGTATCGCAAAACAACAACAATCACCTGCTTCAAGGAGACTATGTTGGCCAAGCCTATCAGTGTCCTGGCAATCCTTGGTTGGATCTGCCTTTCAATAGTGGTGATGGTGAGGCTGAAACTTGGGCCTGGAATCAGGCTGCTTCTTTACCATATCCACCCG GTGGCTGTATAGATGCTGGAAACATGGGTGTGCAAGGTTATCAAGTAACTGCCAGCAACGGAGGTTTGACTAGTTTTCTGCATCCACCCATTCCTCACGGACCACCCAACCATCATCATCTGCCACCTAATCCGCAATGTGTGGGAGGCTGCAGTATGAGTTTCTCTCCGCAG GAAGTGGCAATGCTGGATGTTCCAGGGTACCATGAAGTTGGTGATGCTGTTGATCAGCACAGAGATATGCGTTTGGACATAGATCACATGTCTTATGAG GAACTTCTTGCACTGGGGGAGCAAATTGGCGACGTGACAACTGGTTTATCAGAGGAAGCCATTGTTAGCAATTTGAAAACGAGAATATTTTTGTCTTCCGAGACTCCTTGCGCTCTGGAAAGTGCTACATGTTTAGATCACGAAACTGATTTCTGTGTCATATGCCAG ACTGATTATGGCGACCAAGAAAAGATTGGCATTCTTGAGTGCAGGCACGAGTGTCATGAAGAGTGCGTAAAGAAATGGTTGGTTGTGAAGAATACTTGTCCTATCTGCAAATCCAAAGCATTGTCTACAGAGAAACTGGGATTGTGA